One Centroberyx gerrardi isolate f3 chromosome 6, fCenGer3.hap1.cur.20231027, whole genome shotgun sequence genomic region harbors:
- the triap1 gene encoding TP53-regulated inhibitor of apoptosis 1, with protein MNSVGEGCTDLKREYDQCFNRWFAEKFLKGDRSGDPCTDTFKKYQQCVQKAIREKDIPVDGVEFMGPNKDKPES; from the coding sequence ATGAACAGCGTCGGGGAGGGCTGCACCGACCTGAAGCGGGAGTACGACCAGTGCTTCAACCGCTGGTTCGCCGAGAAGTTCCTGAAGGGAGACCGGAGCGGAGACCCGTGCACCGACACCTTCAAGAAGTACCAGCAGTGCGTGCAGAAGGCCATCCGCGAGAAGGACATCCCGGTGGACGGAGTGGAGTTCATGGGCCCGAACAAAGACAAACCGGAGAGCTGA
- the supt5h gene encoding transcription elongation factor SPT5 has protein sequence MSDSEDSDFSDNQSERSSDGEAEEAEENEEETASPVGSDKVAEEEGEDLEDEEEYDEEEEEDDDDRPRKKPRHGGFILDEADVDDEYEDEDPWEEGAEDILEKVHEEAEVSNIDHVVLDEDNSGSRRLQNLWRDSREEALGEYYMRKYAKSSGGEHFSGGSEELSDDITQQQLLPGVKDPNLWTVKCKIGEERATAIALMRKFIAYQFTDTPLQIKSVVAPEHVKGYIYVESYKQTHVKSAIEGVGNLRMGFWNQQMVPIKEMTDVLKVVKEVTNLKPKSWVRLKRGLYKDDIAQVDYVEPSQNTISLKMIPRIDLDRIKAKMSLKDWFAKRKKFKRPAQRLFDAEKIRSLGGEVSHDGDFMIFEGNRYSRKGFLFKSFAMSAVITDGVKPTLSELEKFEDQPEGIDLEVVTESGKEREHNLQAGDNVEVCEGELINLQGKILSVDGNKITIMPKHEDLKDPLEFPAHELRKYFRMGDHVKVIAGRYEGDTGLIVRVEENFVILFSDLTMHELKVLPRDLQLCSETASGVDAGGQHEWGELVQLDPQTVGVIVRLERETFQVLNMHGKVLTVRHQAVNRRKDNRFAVALDSEQNNIHVKDIVKVIDGPHSGREGEIRHLFRGFAFLHCKKLVENGGMFVCKTRHLVLAGGSKPRDVTNFTVGGFAPMSPRISSPMHHGGGGQQQRGGGGGGMGRGRGRRDNDLIGQTVRISQGPYKGYIGVVKDATESTARVELHSTCQTISVDRQRLTTMGAKRHSGMTSTHGRTPMYGSQTPMYGTGSRTPMYGSQTPLHDAGSRTPHYGSQTPLHDGSRTPGQSGAWDPNNPNTPSRNDDEYDFGYDDEPSPSPQGYGGTPNPQTPGYPEVPSPQVNPQYNPQTPGTPAMYNTEQYSPYAAPSPQGSYQPSPSPQSYHQVAPSPVGYQNTHSPASYHPTPSPMAYQASPSPSPVGYSPMTPGAPSPGGYNPHTPGSNIEQGSSDWVTTDILVRVKDSFMDLMGQTGVIRSVTGGMCSVFMQETEKVVSISSDHLEPVTPTKNNKVKVILGEDREATGILLSIDGDDGIVRMELDDQLKILNLRFLGRLEH, from the exons ATGTCAGACAGCGAGGACAGCGACTTCTCCGACAACCAGAGCGAGCGCAGCAGCGACGGAGAGgcggaggaagcggaggaaaaTGAG GAGGAGACGGCCAGCCCCGTGGGCAGCGACAAGgtagcggaggaggagggggaggacctagaggatgaggaggagtacgacgaagaggaagaggaggacgatgaCGACCGTCCCAGGAAGAAGCCCCGACACGGAGGCTTCATCCTGGACGAGGCCG ATGTGGATGATGAGTACGAGGATGAAGATCCCTGGGAGGAAGGAGCCGAGGATATTCTGGAGAAAG TTCATG AGGAGGCTGAag tgtctaACATCGACCATGTGGTTCTGGATGAGGATAACTCTGGGTCCAGGAGGCTGCAGAACCTCTGGAG agacTCCAGAGAGGAGGCGCTGGGCGAATACTACATGAGGAAATATGCCAAGTCATCAGGAGGGGAGCA TTTCTCCGGAGGGTCCGAGGAGCTGTCTGATGACATCACCCAGCAGCAACTGCTTCCTGGGGTCAA GGATCCTAATCTGTGGACAGTCAAGTGTAAG attggagaggagagagcgacagCCATTGCGTTGATGAGGAAGTTCATTGCCTACCAGTTCACAGACACA CCTCTCCAGATCAAGTCGGTCGTGGCCCCGGAGCACGTCAAAGGCTACATCTACGTGGAGTCGTACAAGCAGACCCACGTCAAGTCGGCCATCGAGGGCGTGGGCAACCTGAGGATGGGCTTCTGGAACCAGCAGATGGTTCCCATCAAGGAGATGACGGACGTCCTGAAGGTGGTGAAGGAGGTCACCAACCTGAAGCCCAAGTCCTGGGTGCGGCTGAAGAGAGGCttgtacaaggacgacatcgcACAG GTGGATTACGTGGAGCCGAGCCAAAACACCATCTCTCTGAAGATGATCCCTCGAATAGACCTGGACCGCATCAAGGCCAAGATGAGCCTG AAAGACTGGTTTGCAAAGAGGAAGAAGTTCAAGAGACCTGCTCAGAGACTGTTTGATGCTGAGAAgatcag gtctcTGGGAGGCGAGGTCAGCCATGATGGAGACTTCATGATCTTTGAGGGAAACCGCTACAGCCGCAAAGGATTCCTGTTTAAGAGCTTCGCCATGTCTGCTGTG ATCACAGACGGAGTGAAGCCCACTCTGTCAGAACTGGAGAAGTTTGAAGACCAGCCAGAAGGAATAGACCTGGAGGTGGTCACcgagtcag gtaagGAGCGTGAACACAACCTGCAGGCTGGTGACAACGTGgaagtgtgtgagggagagttGATCAACCTGCAGGGTAAAATCCTCAGCGTGGACGGCAACAAGATCACCATCATGCCCAAACACGAAGACctgaag gacccCCTGGAGTTCCCGGCTCATGAGTTGAGGAAGTATTTCCGGATGGGCGACCATGTGAAGGTGATCGCCGGGCGGTACGAAGGCGACACCGGCCTCATCGTCCGAGTGGAGGAGAACTTCGTCATCCTCTTCTCCGACCTCACCATGCACGAg ttgaaGGTGTTGCCCCGGGACCTGCAGCTCTGCTCGGAGACGGCGTCCGGCGTGGACGCTGGAGGACAACATGAGTGGGGGGAGCTGGTCCAGCTGGACCCCCAGACTGTAGGAGTCATAGTccggctggagagagagacattccaG GTGCTGAACATGCACGGCAAGGTGCTGACGGTGCGGCACCAGGCGGTGAACCGCAGGAAGGACAACCGCTTCGCCGTGGCGCTCGACTCTGAGCAGAACAACATCCACGTTAAAGACATCGTCAAGGTCATCGACGGGCCGCACTCT ggtcGAGAGGGGGAGATCCGTCACCTGTTCCGCGGCTTCGCCTTCCTGCACTGTAAGAAGCTGGTGGAGAACGGAGGGATGTTCGTCTGCAAGACGAGACACCTGGTGCTGGCCGGTGGATCCAAG CCCAGAGACGTGACCAACTTCACAGTGGGAGGCTTCGCTCCCATGAGCCCCCGCATCAGCAGCCCCATGCACCACGGGGGGGGAG gacagcagcagagaggaggcggcggaggaggaATGGGGCGGGgccgagggaggagagacaacgATCTGATTGGCCAGACCGTCCGCATCTCCCAGGGTCCCTACAAAG GATACATTGGTGTGGTGAAGGACGCTACAGAGTCTACAGCCAGAGTGGAGCTGCACTCCACCTGCCAGACAATCTCTGTAGACAGACAGCGCCTAACTAccat ggGAGCTAAGAGACACAGCGGTATGACCTCCACCCATGGGCGAACTCCCATGTACGGCTCCCAGACTCCCATGTACGGCACCGGCTCCAGAACACCCATGTACGGGTCGCAGACGCCGCTGCATGATG CAGGAAGCCGTACGCCTCACTACGGCTCCCAGACCCCGCTGCATGATGGGAGCAGAACGCCGGGCCAGAGCGGAGCCTGGGACCCCAACAACCCCAACACCCCCTccag gaACGATGATGAGTACGACTTCGGCTACGACGACgagccctccccctccccccagggGTACGGCGGCACGCCCAACCCCCAGACCCCAGGTTACCCAGAAGTCCCCTCTCCACAGGTCAACCCTCAGTACAACCCTCAGACTCCAGGCACGCCTGCTAT gtatAACACGGAGCAGTACTCTCCCTATGCGGCTCCGTCCCCTCAGGGTTCGTACCAGCCCAGTCCCAGTCCTCAGAGTTACCACCAGGTGGCGCCCTCGCCCGTCGGATACcagaacacacactctccagcCAGCTACCACCCGACGCCTTCTCCCATGGCCTATCAG gcGAGTCCCAGTCCCAGCCCGGTGGGTTACAGTCCCATGACGCCCGGAGCGCCCTCCCCCGGCGGCTACAACCCCCACACCCCCGGCTCCAACATCGAGCAGGGCAGCAGCGACTGGGTGACCACCGACATCCTGGTCCGGGTCAAAGACTCCTTCATGGACCTGATGGGACAGACCGGGGTCATCAGGAGCGTCACg